The proteins below are encoded in one region of Parvicella tangerina:
- a CDS encoding PKD domain-containing protein: MKNDFLDDIIKDKLNQQQYDFTEADWSSFEHKLTQTKTPGANGSTLKWLGGAAAIAVITVGSIVWLSHNSSSIATAFKAQNVAEEVNSTDDLEKKVITSVEENRFHEPTQTDKDDTFKTPTKTPSKEKVDNEISSNQNIEQDFNSNSSNSSSDNTANEDNQLTEINSDKKLNTQNDKPIEVAVPSAVILAGNVEVCPGEEVSLETIEQPDVIYAWNLGDGTYSNERVISHQYNASGKYFVSLIVTSSKDRSVLSKSKEIVIDVLEAPNTTFEVDYLDNEVIPSIRLSSLEPLANYHWDFADGTSSEEISPIKNFKKKGYYNISLSSTNLNGCSSKTTKKVTIKEDYNLLAPNSFTPNGDGINDFFIPEALKTMDTEFTMTIYSQSHGLIFESKNINQQWDGRNQQNGENCSEGTYIWVVSLVNSEGKSEQYKGAVLLLK, translated from the coding sequence ATGAAAAATGACTTTTTAGACGACATAATTAAGGACAAGCTAAATCAGCAGCAGTATGATTTTACTGAAGCTGACTGGTCCTCATTTGAACACAAACTAACCCAAACTAAGACCCCTGGAGCTAATGGATCAACTCTTAAGTGGCTGGGTGGCGCAGCAGCTATTGCTGTAATAACGGTAGGATCTATAGTATGGCTTTCACACAATTCATCTAGTATAGCAACCGCTTTCAAAGCGCAGAATGTTGCTGAAGAGGTTAATTCTACGGATGACTTAGAGAAAAAAGTGATTACTTCGGTTGAAGAAAATAGGTTCCACGAACCTACTCAAACTGATAAGGACGACACCTTCAAAACGCCTACAAAGACTCCTTCGAAGGAAAAAGTTGACAACGAAATCTCATCAAACCAAAACATCGAACAAGATTTCAACTCAAATTCTTCTAACTCTTCTTCGGACAATACTGCTAACGAAGACAATCAATTAACTGAAATTAATTCTGATAAAAAGCTGAACACTCAAAATGATAAACCCATAGAAGTTGCCGTTCCAAGCGCTGTGATATTAGCAGGAAATGTTGAGGTTTGTCCAGGTGAGGAAGTTTCGCTAGAAACCATTGAGCAGCCTGATGTAATTTATGCTTGGAATTTAGGAGATGGAACATACAGTAATGAACGCGTAATTTCACATCAATACAATGCTTCTGGTAAATACTTTGTATCGTTGATTGTTACTTCTTCAAAAGACAGAAGCGTACTTTCAAAGTCAAAAGAGATCGTGATCGATGTTTTAGAAGCTCCTAACACAACTTTCGAAGTTGACTATCTGGACAACGAAGTTATACCCAGCATTAGATTATCGAGCTTAGAACCATTAGCGAATTATCATTGGGATTTTGCAGATGGAACATCTTCTGAAGAAATAAGTCCAATCAAAAACTTCAAGAAAAAAGGCTATTACAACATATCATTGAGCAGCACAAATCTAAACGGATGCTCTTCAAAAACCACCAAAAAGGTTACGATCAAAGAAGATTACAACTTGCTGGCTCCAAATTCATTCACTCCTAATGGAGATGGCATCAACGATTTCTTTATTCCTGAGGCACTTAAAACAATGGACACTGAGTTTACCATGACAATTTACAGCCAGAGTCACGGGTTAATTTTCGAATCGAAAAATATTAATCAACAATGGGACGGAAGAAATCAACAAAACGGTGAGAATTGTTCGGAAGGCACTTATATTTGGGTAGTGTCACTTGTTAATTCAGAAGGAAAATCTGAACAATACAAAGGTGCTGTTTTACTTCTAAAATAA
- a CDS encoding RNA polymerase sigma factor produces MKPTQEELDLWIKGCKQNDKKCQKKVYEMLFSPMLGVCMRYAQDRQDATDILQDGFIKVFEKIGLYDDNGSFEGWVRRIIVNTAIDAIRKRKNELLTDDTSVYQPKSGYYESQGTEEAAYKGLKVGDVVDAMQELSPMYRTVFNLYVMDGLTHQEIADELDISVGTSKSNLSKARARIKTILEKKISGQ; encoded by the coding sequence ATGAAACCAACTCAAGAAGAGTTAGATCTGTGGATAAAGGGATGTAAACAAAATGACAAAAAATGTCAGAAAAAAGTTTACGAGATGCTGTTCAGTCCTATGCTTGGTGTTTGTATGCGCTACGCTCAGGACAGACAAGATGCCACTGATATTTTACAAGATGGTTTCATAAAGGTCTTTGAAAAAATTGGATTATATGATGACAACGGCTCCTTTGAAGGCTGGGTGCGAAGAATCATTGTAAATACTGCGATTGATGCGATCAGAAAACGAAAGAACGAACTTCTGACTGATGACACCAGTGTGTACCAACCTAAATCCGGCTATTACGAAAGTCAAGGCACGGAGGAAGCTGCATACAAAGGATTAAAAGTAGGCGATGTAGTAGATGCCATGCAAGAGCTCTCTCCTATGTACAGAACCGTATTCAATCTCTATGTTATGGACGGATTGACCCATCAGGAAATTGCAGATGAACTTGATATTTCCGTGGGCACATCAAAATCTAATTTATCCAAGGCTCGAGCAAGAATTAAAACAATTTTAGAGAAAAAAATTTCAGGTCAATGA
- a CDS encoding malate dehydrogenase: MKVTVVGAGAVGASCAEYIAMKNFASEVVLVDIKEGYAEGKAMDLMQCASLNGFDTKITGSTSDYSKTAGSDIAVITSGIPRKPGMTREELIGINAGIVKSVSESLLKESPNVIIIVVSNPMDTMTYLVHKTTGLPMNRIIGMGGALDSARFRYRLSEAMDCPASDVKGMVIAAHSDKGMLPLTRLAVRNGVPASKFISEDRLNQVAEDTKVGGATLTGLLGTSAWYAPGAAVSTIVQAIACDQKKMIPCSTMLSGQYGESDICMGVPVILGRNGIEKIVEIDLNEAEKAKFAESAEAVRKVNATL, encoded by the coding sequence ATGAAAGTAACAGTAGTTGGAGCTGGTGCGGTAGGTGCAAGTTGTGCAGAGTATATCGCTATGAAGAATTTTGCTTCGGAAGTCGTGCTAGTTGATATCAAAGAAGGTTATGCAGAAGGAAAAGCTATGGATCTTATGCAGTGTGCTTCTCTAAACGGGTTTGACACGAAAATAACTGGGAGCACAAGTGATTATAGTAAAACTGCAGGAAGTGATATTGCAGTGATCACAAGTGGAATTCCAAGAAAACCAGGAATGACTCGTGAGGAGCTTATTGGTATTAATGCTGGCATCGTAAAGTCGGTTTCTGAGAGCTTGTTAAAAGAGTCTCCTAATGTGATTATCATTGTGGTTAGCAACCCAATGGATACGATGACTTATCTTGTCCACAAAACTACAGGTTTGCCTATGAATAGAATCATTGGAATGGGAGGTGCATTGGATAGTGCTAGATTTAGATATAGACTAAGTGAAGCGATGGATTGTCCAGCTTCTGATGTTAAAGGTATGGTGATCGCGGCTCATAGCGATAAAGGGATGTTACCATTAACTAGGTTGGCAGTTAGAAATGGAGTTCCGGCTTCAAAATTCATTAGCGAAGATCGTTTAAATCAGGTAGCAGAAGACACTAAAGTAGGAGGCGCTACTTTGACAGGTTTACTTGGTACTTCTGCTTGGTATGCTCCAGGTGCTGCGGTTTCAACAATTGTTCAGGCTATTGCATGTGATCAAAAGAAAATGATTCCTTGTTCTACAATGTTAAGTGGTCAATATGGGGAGAGCGATATTTGTATGGGTGTTCCTGTTATCCTTGGAAGAAATGGTATTGAGAAGATTGTAGAAATAGATCTGAATGAAGCAGAGAAAGCAAAGTTTGCAGAAAGTGCTGAGGCAGTTCGAAAAGTAAACGCTACTCTTTAA
- a CDS encoding twin-arginine translocase TatA/TatE family subunit, giving the protein MSLLFLNSISGGEILVILLIILMVFGADSIPSIARNLGRGIRQIKDATQEIQRDIANSANNSTKGLKEMKDDVEKIVEGKEFKNENK; this is encoded by the coding sequence ATGAGTTTACTTTTCTTAAATAGTATTTCTGGTGGTGAAATCCTGGTGATCCTACTGATTATTCTAATGGTCTTTGGTGCGGATAGTATTCCGAGTATAGCCAGAAATTTGGGGAGAGGAATTCGTCAGATCAAAGATGCAACGCAGGAGATTCAAAGAGATATTGCGAATTCTGCAAATAACTCTACTAAAGGGTTAAAGGAGATGAAGGATGATGTGGAGAAAATTGTAGAGGGTAAGGAGTTCAAAAACGAGAATAAATAA
- a CDS encoding calcium/sodium antiporter has translation MEVLLLIAGLAVLIVGGEVLVRGAVGLSAAMKISPLVIGMTVVSFGTSAPELLVSLQSALDGNPGIAIGNVVGSNIANLALVLGITVLIFPIVAEKQTKRIDYPMMMVASLLFALFALNLMIDRWEGFVFVGVLIAFTVYLIRTSRKDEKSKLEVVLEGESADAGEVTDSLGKSLLFLLFGLVGLYFGSEWFVSGASDLAGKFGMSDSVIGVTVVAFGTSAPELVASIMAAVKKQSDISVGNLIGSNIFNIFAVLGVTSIVKPVGVDQEVLSFDMLWMLGVAAIMVVVLYLGDKIGRWKGFLLLSSYVAYISWIVIRIKS, from the coding sequence ATGGAGGTGTTGTTACTTATAGCAGGATTGGCAGTGCTTATCGTTGGGGGAGAGGTTTTGGTGCGTGGTGCGGTTGGTTTGTCAGCAGCGATGAAGATTTCTCCTCTTGTCATCGGAATGACTGTTGTTTCGTTTGGAACGTCAGCACCAGAACTATTAGTGAGTTTGCAGAGTGCTTTGGATGGGAATCCTGGTATTGCTATTGGTAATGTGGTAGGCTCGAATATCGCTAATCTTGCGTTGGTTTTGGGGATTACAGTGCTTATTTTTCCCATTGTAGCAGAAAAGCAAACCAAGCGTATTGATTATCCAATGATGATGGTGGCCTCGTTGCTTTTTGCGTTATTTGCTTTAAACCTCATGATCGATCGGTGGGAGGGTTTTGTTTTTGTAGGAGTACTTATTGCATTCACGGTTTATCTTATTAGGACTTCGCGCAAGGATGAGAAGTCTAAGCTTGAAGTTGTGTTAGAAGGTGAATCAGCGGATGCTGGTGAAGTGACTGATTCGTTAGGAAAGTCTCTTTTGTTTTTGCTATTTGGTCTAGTCGGACTTTACTTTGGTTCAGAATGGTTTGTTAGCGGTGCCTCAGATTTAGCAGGTAAGTTTGGAATGTCGGATAGTGTAATTGGTGTTACCGTAGTTGCATTTGGAACATCCGCCCCAGAGCTTGTTGCTTCGATTATGGCTGCAGTCAAAAAGCAAAGTGATATTTCTGTTGGAAATCTAATTGGATCAAATATTTTTAACATTTTTGCTGTGTTAGGGGTTACTTCTATCGTTAAGCCAGTTGGTGTTGATCAGGAAGTGTTAAGTTTTGATATGCTTTGGATGTTGGGAGTGGCAGCAATCATGGTAGTTGTGTTGTATCTTGGTGATAAGATTGGTAGATGGAAAGGTTTTTTATTGCTTTCAAGTTATGTGGCCTATATTTCTTGGATAGTCATCCGGATAAAATCATAA
- a CDS encoding glutamine synthetase III family protein encodes MSSVRYAALEEVMQRKAKGLNVNNGKVSEFYGSNVFNRVAMRAHLTEEAYESVVNAMNHGHRIERDIADQVAMAMKDWALAKGATHYTHWFQPLTGATAEKHDAFFTPTSDGRAIEQFEGSLLVQQEPDASSFPNGGIRNTFEARGYTAWDPSSPAFIIGTTLCIPTVFISYTGEALDYKMPLLKALDVIDKAATDVCQYFDKNITKVRATLGWEQEYFLVDAGLYNARPDLMMSGRTLLGQMPAKGQQLDDHYFGSIPERALAFMQELEFESLKLGIPIKTRHNEVAPNQFECAPVYEEADVAVDHNLLLMDLMEKIARKHDFRVLFHEKPFAGINGSGKHNNWSLGTNTGVNLLSPGKNPKTNLRFLTFFVNTIKAIADNPDILRASIASATNDHRLGGNEAPPAIISVFIGSQLSEMLDKLEASIKAGKMTPEAKTELKLSIGKIPQLLLDNTDRNRTSPFAFTGNKFEFRAVGSTANCSSAMIAINTIVADQLAKFKVAVDERIKKGDKKDEALLKELQVLIKESKKIRFEGNGYGEEWVKEAKKRGLNNFLDTPSALKVMTSKEYKKLFSKLDILSEREIDARYEVELENYILKLQIEARVLGDLCNTSVIPAAIAYQNIVLENLRGMKEVFGSASDKMTNSQKELLAYVNKHLQGVYSKVNEMVEERKKANAVQDTAKKADAYCHKVKPLFEEIKYHADRLERVIDDELWKLPKLRELLFSK; translated from the coding sequence ATGTCATCAGTAAGGTATGCTGCTCTCGAAGAAGTGATGCAGCGAAAAGCAAAAGGCCTAAACGTAAACAACGGAAAAGTATCAGAGTTTTACGGAAGTAATGTTTTTAATCGGGTTGCAATGCGCGCTCATCTCACAGAGGAGGCTTACGAATCTGTTGTAAACGCGATGAATCATGGTCATCGAATTGAGCGAGATATAGCTGATCAGGTTGCTATGGCAATGAAAGACTGGGCATTAGCTAAAGGAGCTACTCATTATACACACTGGTTTCAACCTTTAACAGGTGCAACGGCAGAAAAGCACGATGCTTTTTTTACGCCCACCTCTGATGGTCGAGCAATTGAACAATTTGAGGGAAGTTTACTAGTTCAGCAGGAGCCAGATGCTTCTTCTTTTCCAAATGGAGGTATAAGGAATACTTTTGAGGCAAGAGGTTATACAGCATGGGACCCTAGTTCGCCTGCTTTTATTATAGGAACAACGTTGTGTATTCCTACCGTTTTTATTTCTTACACAGGAGAGGCACTTGATTATAAAATGCCTTTATTAAAAGCTTTGGATGTTATTGATAAAGCGGCTACGGATGTGTGTCAATATTTTGATAAAAACATTACTAAGGTAAGAGCTACTTTGGGTTGGGAGCAAGAATATTTTCTAGTAGATGCAGGTTTGTATAACGCAAGACCTGATTTGATGATGTCTGGAAGAACGCTCTTAGGACAGATGCCAGCAAAGGGGCAGCAATTAGATGATCATTACTTTGGTTCTATACCCGAACGGGCATTGGCTTTTATGCAAGAACTTGAGTTTGAGTCGTTAAAACTGGGTATTCCTATTAAAACAAGACACAATGAGGTCGCTCCTAATCAATTTGAATGTGCGCCTGTCTACGAAGAGGCGGATGTGGCCGTAGATCACAATCTTCTTTTAATGGATTTGATGGAAAAAATTGCTAGAAAGCATGATTTCAGAGTTTTATTTCATGAAAAGCCATTTGCTGGGATAAATGGTTCAGGTAAGCACAATAACTGGTCGTTAGGTACGAACACTGGAGTGAACTTGTTGTCTCCGGGAAAGAATCCAAAGACTAACTTAAGATTCTTAACCTTCTTTGTCAACACAATCAAAGCAATAGCGGATAATCCTGATATTCTCAGAGCAAGTATTGCTTCTGCAACAAATGATCACAGGTTAGGAGGGAATGAAGCTCCTCCTGCAATTATTTCTGTTTTCATCGGTTCGCAGCTTTCTGAAATGTTGGATAAACTTGAAGCTTCAATTAAGGCTGGAAAGATGACACCAGAAGCAAAAACTGAGCTTAAATTAAGTATTGGCAAAATACCTCAGCTTTTATTGGATAATACTGATAGAAACCGAACTTCTCCTTTTGCTTTTACTGGAAACAAGTTTGAATTCAGAGCGGTTGGCTCTACGGCAAACTGTTCTTCAGCAATGATTGCAATCAATACAATTGTAGCTGATCAACTAGCGAAATTTAAAGTAGCAGTTGATGAAAGAATCAAAAAAGGCGACAAAAAAGATGAGGCGCTGTTGAAGGAGTTGCAAGTACTGATCAAGGAGTCAAAAAAAATACGCTTTGAAGGAAATGGGTATGGAGAAGAATGGGTTAAAGAGGCTAAGAAAAGAGGGTTGAATAACTTCTTAGATACACCATCAGCCTTAAAGGTGATGACAAGCAAAGAGTATAAGAAACTCTTTTCAAAGCTTGATATTTTGTCTGAAAGAGAGATTGACGCAAGGTATGAAGTTGAACTAGAGAACTATATTCTTAAGTTACAAATTGAGGCAAGGGTGCTTGGTGATCTTTGCAATACGAGTGTCATTCCTGCTGCAATTGCCTATCAGAATATTGTTTTGGAAAACCTAAGAGGGATGAAAGAAGTGTTTGGAAGTGCTTCAGATAAGATGACTAATTCCCAAAAAGAACTACTGGCTTATGTGAACAAACACCTTCAAGGGGTTTATTCAAAGGTTAATGAAATGGTCGAAGAACGTAAAAAAGCGAATGCTGTTCAGGATACGGCCAAAAAGGCGGATGCTTATTGTCACAAGGTGAAGCCTCTTTTTGAAGAAATAAAGTATCACGCAGATAGATTGGAAAGAGTTATTGATGATGAACTTTGGAAGTTGCCAAAGCTTCGTGAATTGCTCTTTTCAAAGTAA
- a CDS encoding OmpA family protein has product MKFFRLIICLSIICGVGSSTYAQKNFAKEADHAFFNESYFSAIEAYKKADVKAKPAEKARINYQIGECYRLMVDPAQAETFYAKAIKLKYASTNPDVLFRMADVLKQQGNYKEAQDYYEQFLSKKPGVAEAEAGLESCKKAQVWKAEPTKHIVQNEIQLNTESYDYAPAWGDKKHETLIFSSSRPGSTGDGIDDRTGESYMDLWITTRDNKGKWGEPQILPETINTEDNEGGAYMNRKGDALYFTRCPREKKTNIGCDIFYSEPQGRSWKEATKIVLKPEGADSLSCGHPTLDRKEDYMIFASDLPGGQGGKDLWITEWDKSEKKWGTPKNLGPKINTSGDEMFPHLTDEGVLYFSSNGHVGMGGLDIFRAEETGEMQWGNVENLRYPINSSEHDYGIIFEKNSDDKRGFFTSSRPEGKGRDDLYSFNLPEIKFILEVYVKNKETQEPLAGVEITLVGSDGSQVVKTTDEEGKFIYDENGSDRYIKKETSYNIEVSKDEFLGAKSKFSTVGEENSKKYIEELFMQPASKDVVIDFPEVQYAYDKHELLVDDRINSEDSLDYLYQTLVDNPTIVIELQAHTDCRGSDKYNKALSQRRAQSCVDYLISKGIPADRMVPAGYGETTPRAPGLECETIENMATNEEKEVAHQKNRRTQFRVLSFDYKPSGSGGE; this is encoded by the coding sequence ATGAAATTTTTTAGATTAATTATTTGTTTGTCAATAATTTGCGGTGTGGGTAGCTCGACTTATGCGCAGAAGAATTTTGCGAAAGAGGCGGATCATGCTTTCTTTAACGAATCCTATTTTTCTGCCATTGAGGCATATAAAAAAGCAGATGTGAAAGCGAAGCCTGCTGAGAAAGCAAGGATTAACTACCAAATTGGAGAGTGTTACCGATTGATGGTAGATCCAGCTCAAGCGGAAACATTCTACGCAAAGGCAATTAAATTGAAGTATGCAAGTACAAATCCCGATGTTCTTTTTAGAATGGCAGATGTATTAAAGCAGCAAGGTAATTACAAAGAGGCTCAGGATTATTACGAGCAGTTCTTGTCTAAAAAGCCTGGAGTTGCTGAAGCTGAAGCAGGGCTTGAGTCTTGTAAAAAAGCACAAGTTTGGAAAGCTGAGCCAACTAAACATATTGTTCAAAACGAGATTCAGTTGAATACAGAATCTTATGATTATGCTCCAGCTTGGGGAGATAAAAAGCACGAAACGCTGATTTTCTCATCTTCTAGACCAGGCTCTACGGGGGATGGAATTGATGATAGAACAGGAGAGTCTTACATGGATCTTTGGATAACAACAAGAGATAACAAAGGGAAGTGGGGTGAACCTCAAATTCTTCCAGAAACAATCAATACTGAAGACAATGAAGGTGGTGCGTACATGAACAGAAAAGGAGATGCGCTTTACTTTACGAGATGTCCGCGTGAGAAGAAAACAAATATTGGTTGTGATATTTTCTATTCAGAACCTCAAGGGCGTTCATGGAAAGAGGCTACTAAGATTGTTTTAAAGCCTGAAGGTGCTGATTCTCTTTCTTGTGGTCATCCAACACTCGATAGAAAAGAAGACTACATGATCTTTGCTTCTGATTTGCCAGGTGGGCAAGGAGGAAAAGATTTGTGGATTACTGAATGGGATAAAAGTGAGAAGAAATGGGGAACTCCCAAAAATCTTGGTCCAAAGATCAATACTTCTGGAGATGAAATGTTTCCTCACTTAACAGATGAAGGTGTTTTATATTTCTCTTCTAACGGACACGTTGGTATGGGAGGTCTCGATATTTTTAGAGCTGAAGAAACAGGTGAAATGCAGTGGGGGAATGTAGAAAACCTAAGATATCCAATCAACTCTTCTGAGCATGATTATGGAATCATCTTTGAGAAAAACTCAGACGATAAGAGAGGTTTCTTTACTTCAAGTCGTCCAGAAGGAAAAGGAAGAGATGATCTTTATTCGTTCAACTTACCAGAGATCAAGTTTATTCTAGAGGTTTATGTGAAGAATAAGGAAACTCAAGAGCCACTTGCTGGAGTTGAAATTACGCTAGTAGGTTCTGATGGTTCTCAAGTGGTTAAAACTACGGACGAAGAAGGGAAGTTTATCTATGACGAGAATGGGTCAGATAGATACATAAAGAAGGAAACTTCCTATAATATTGAAGTTTCTAAGGATGAGTTCTTAGGTGCTAAATCAAAATTCAGCACAGTAGGAGAAGAAAACTCTAAGAAGTATATTGAAGAATTGTTTATGCAGCCTGCAAGTAAGGATGTTGTGATTGATTTCCCAGAAGTTCAGTATGCTTATGACAAACACGAACTTTTGGTCGATGACAGAATTAACTCAGAAGATTCATTAGATTATTTGTATCAAACGTTAGTGGATAACCCAACTATCGTTATCGAGCTTCAGGCGCATACTGACTGTCGTGGTTCGGATAAATATAATAAAGCTCTTTCTCAGAGACGTGCTCAGTCGTGTGTGGATTACTTGAT